The Clostridia bacterium genome includes a region encoding these proteins:
- a CDS encoding ABC transporter ATP-binding protein: MTQIEVRELVRTYRMGETEVRAVDGVSFEVEAGEFLAIMGPSGCGKTTMMHVLGCLDRADAGTYRLNGVEVTELGDGELARLRGRYVGFVFQAFNLIPRLTAVENVELPLVYAGVGARERRRRAREVLERVGMAHRADHSPAELSGGQQQLVSIARALVNDPVLILADEPTGNLDSATSARIMEIFSELNAEGKTIILVTHEADIAAYARRVLRMRDGKIVGDERR; encoded by the coding sequence ATGACCCAGATCGAGGTGAGAGAGCTGGTCCGCACCTACCGCATGGGGGAGACCGAGGTGCGGGCGGTAGACGGCGTGTCCTTTGAGGTAGAGGCGGGGGAGTTCCTGGCCATCATGGGGCCCTCGGGCTGCGGCAAGACCACCATGATGCACGTGCTGGGGTGCCTGGATCGGGCCGACGCCGGCACCTACCGCCTGAACGGCGTGGAGGTCACGGAGCTGGGCGACGGTGAGCTGGCGCGGCTGAGGGGGAGGTACGTGGGCTTTGTGTTCCAGGCCTTCAACCTCATTCCCCGCCTGACCGCGGTGGAGAACGTGGAGCTGCCCCTGGTCTACGCCGGAGTCGGCGCGCGCGAGCGCCGCCGCCGCGCCCGGGAAGTCCTGGAGCGGGTGGGTATGGCCCACCGGGCCGACCACAGCCCGGCCGAGCTTTCCGGAGGCCAGCAGCAGCTGGTGAGCATCGCCCGGGCCCTGGTGAACGACCCGGTGCTCATCCTGGCCGACGAGCCCACCGGGAACCTGGACAGCGCCACCAGCGCCCGGATCATGGAGATCTTCTCCGAACTCAACGCCGAGGGCAAGACCATTATCCTGGTCACGCACGAGGCGGACATCGCCGCCTACGCCCGGCGGGTCCTCAGGATGCGGGACGGGAAGATAGTGGGGGATGAACGCCGATGA
- a CDS encoding efflux RND transporter periplasmic adaptor subunit: protein MRRWHWALIAAVGVAALVGGVWWYYHGREAKTAAAQVRTATVTRGTLAVTVPGSGTFSPGREQEMLAPWEGIVKKVVEPGTVVAEGDPLAWMDDSDLRQQVEEAEQALETARLQLEEARLSAASQEQKAREELAQAESSLRTAELNLAAAQKELERSRTLYAAEAVSAAELEADEEAAEKAELAYADAKRTLEALAADQEVAEAQAGLTVRKAELAVQKAQSDLKELQADLEKSVIKAPFAGVVTSVAVEAGQEVQKNAQLLVLADTGTMLLTLQVDETDVPKVKAGQEVEVSLEAYPDESFRGSVLRVSPQAEQQNNISIFKIEVEVPNSEGKIHSGMTADGEIIVSREENVLLVPLAAVQRRGEEAVVMVMENGQPRPARVKLGADDGVNAVVTQGLQEGATVVLTTSAGTGAATTTSQAGSSRRQGVFLMGPGGPPPR from the coding sequence ATGCGACGCTGGCACTGGGCCTTGATTGCCGCCGTCGGGGTGGCTGCCTTGGTGGGCGGGGTGTGGTGGTACTACCACGGCCGGGAGGCCAAGACCGCCGCTGCGCAGGTGCGCACGGCCACGGTGACCCGCGGAACGCTGGCGGTTACCGTGCCGGGCAGCGGCACCTTCAGCCCGGGAAGGGAGCAGGAAATGCTGGCGCCCTGGGAGGGCATCGTGAAGAAGGTGGTGGAGCCGGGCACGGTGGTGGCCGAGGGCGATCCCCTGGCCTGGATGGACGACTCCGACCTGCGGCAGCAGGTGGAGGAGGCGGAGCAGGCTCTCGAGACCGCCCGGCTGCAGCTGGAGGAGGCCAGGCTGAGCGCCGCCTCGCAGGAGCAGAAGGCCCGGGAGGAACTGGCCCAGGCGGAGTCTTCCCTGCGCACGGCCGAACTCAACCTCGCCGCCGCGCAGAAGGAGCTGGAGCGCTCCCGGACGCTTTATGCGGCCGAGGCAGTTTCTGCCGCCGAGCTGGAGGCCGACGAAGAGGCCGCCGAGAAAGCCGAGTTGGCCTACGCGGACGCCAAGCGGACCCTCGAAGCCCTGGCCGCGGACCAGGAGGTGGCCGAGGCCCAGGCCGGGCTTACGGTGAGGAAGGCCGAACTGGCGGTGCAGAAGGCGCAGTCCGACCTCAAGGAGTTGCAGGCGGACCTGGAGAAGTCGGTGATCAAGGCGCCCTTTGCCGGGGTGGTGACGAGTGTGGCCGTGGAGGCCGGCCAGGAGGTGCAGAAGAACGCCCAGCTGCTGGTGCTGGCCGATACCGGCACCATGCTGCTCACCCTGCAGGTGGATGAGACTGACGTGCCCAAGGTAAAGGCGGGCCAGGAAGTGGAGGTGTCTCTGGAGGCCTACCCGGACGAGAGCTTCAGGGGCAGCGTGCTGCGGGTTTCGCCGCAGGCCGAGCAGCAGAACAATATTTCCATCTTTAAGATCGAGGTAGAGGTGCCCAACTCCGAGGGCAAGATCCACTCCGGCATGACCGCCGACGGGGAGATAATCGTGAGCCGCGAGGAGAACGTGCTGCTGGTGCCCCTGGCGGCGGTGCAGCGCCGGGGCGAGGAGGCCGTGGTGATGGTCATGGAGAACGGTCAGCCCCGCCCGGCCCGGGTGAAGCTGGGAGCGGACGACGGGGTTAACGCGGTGGTGACGCAGGGCCTCCAGGAAGGCGCCACGGTAGTGCTCACTACGTCGGCGGGCACCGGTGCCGCCACGACTACCTCCCAAGCCGGCTCCTCGCGGCGGCAGGGCGTCTTCCTTATGGGACCGGGCGGACCACCGCCCCGGTGA
- a CDS encoding methyl-accepting chemotaxis protein — protein MTAYEERAAVSEASTQEHTVLDCLIRAVPYIQELQVQECMIGVCDREKFLYHLSGQRLRMREDDREVVGKAISKQGSLYRAIQSGERVMVRVPKEAYGVEIRAVAVPVKDEAGTVVGAISLGVSVETQTKVMDMANRLSGLAQESAASTQQVAAASQALARHQADLVELFSGIGGLIERTGKVLEFINSVASTSNLLGLNAAIEAAHAGQYGRGFSVVAESIRKLANDSAAAVEDIRQVLKEVRQAVQAASQKVNEVAALGQELSASTQEMAAGSQALSGLAEDLRRLAETL, from the coding sequence GTGACGGCTTACGAGGAACGAGCGGCCGTTTCGGAAGCATCGACGCAGGAACATACCGTGTTGGACTGTCTCATACGGGCGGTACCGTACATTCAGGAGCTTCAGGTCCAGGAGTGCATGATTGGAGTCTGCGATCGGGAAAAGTTTCTGTACCATTTGAGCGGCCAGAGGTTGAGGATGCGCGAGGACGACCGGGAGGTCGTGGGCAAGGCGATCTCCAAACAGGGGTCCCTTTACCGGGCCATACAGTCCGGGGAAAGGGTAATGGTCAGGGTTCCGAAGGAAGCGTACGGGGTGGAGATTCGGGCGGTGGCCGTGCCGGTGAAGGATGAGGCCGGAACGGTAGTCGGAGCCATTTCCCTGGGGGTGAGTGTGGAAACCCAGACGAAAGTCATGGACATGGCGAACCGCCTTTCGGGGCTGGCCCAGGAAAGCGCGGCGTCCACCCAGCAGGTGGCTGCCGCCTCCCAGGCCCTGGCGCGCCACCAGGCCGACCTGGTCGAACTCTTCTCCGGCATCGGCGGTCTCATTGAGCGGACGGGCAAGGTCCTGGAGTTCATCAACTCCGTAGCCTCCACCTCCAACCTCCTGGGTCTCAACGCCGCCATCGAAGCCGCCCATGCGGGTCAGTACGGGCGGGGGTTTTCGGTGGTGGCGGAGTCAATTCGCAAGCTGGCCAACGACAGCGCGGCGGCGGTGGAGGACATCCGGCAGGTGCTGAAAGAGGTTCGCCAGGCAGTGCAGGCGGCAAGCCAGAAGGTCAACGAAGTTGCGGCTTTGGGACAGGAGCTTTCAGCTTCAACGCAGGAAATGGCCGCCGGCTCCCAGGCCCTTTCCGGGCTGGCCGAGGACCTCAGGAGGCTGGCGGAAACCCTGTAG
- the fliD gene encoding flagellar filament capping protein FliD: protein MTISGLASGLDTEEIISQLMEIERAPVTRLETRKTELEAQKSAWTEIRTALLSLSGSLLTLRLSSTFNARTVTSSDQTVVYGTATASAAEGTYKITVTQLAQAHKIASNHQIEQISIEGTLSITVDGNDRDIALEVGDTLAEIRDKINTGAGDIVTATIIDSRLVLTSKTTGEQGDITLGGSEGILEALGLEAPLTLANAQNALFTVDGLQIVRSSNTVTDLIEGVTLNLVGLTEGSEEVTLEVARDTDTPVEAVQDFVEKYNSAMQLIAETLGKNSAGEKGDLFGDPTLARIQQQLRRLVFDPVSLSATEYTTAASIGLSTGSVSTALTFDRSGQLTLDTDKLTQALEEDPDGVYDLFASSEAEGIAVRLDEYLDTLTKASLGTSGSPGDGIISVKEKWLENSIEDIEEQIERWELRLELKEEQLRAQFTAMESVLATLQSQATWLALQVASLSGLSLTSGSGQS from the coding sequence ATGACCATCAGCGGCCTGGCTTCGGGCCTGGACACCGAGGAAATCATCAGCCAGCTCATGGAGATAGAGCGCGCGCCGGTAACCCGGCTGGAAACGCGCAAGACGGAGCTGGAAGCCCAGAAGAGCGCGTGGACGGAAATCCGCACCGCTCTGCTAAGCCTTTCCGGCAGCCTCCTGACCCTTAGGCTTTCATCCACCTTCAACGCCCGCACCGTAACCTCTTCCGACCAGACCGTGGTTTACGGCACTGCCACCGCAAGCGCCGCCGAAGGCACCTACAAAATTACGGTGACGCAGCTCGCCCAGGCCCACAAGATAGCTTCGAACCACCAAATCGAACAGATCAGCATAGAGGGCACCCTATCGATCACCGTAGACGGAAACGACCGGGACATCGCCCTCGAAGTCGGTGACACCCTGGCCGAGATCCGGGACAAGATCAACACCGGGGCGGGGGACATCGTCACCGCTACCATAATAGATAGCCGGCTGGTTCTTACCAGCAAGACCACAGGGGAACAAGGGGATATAACCCTCGGGGGTTCCGAAGGCATCCTGGAGGCACTGGGCCTTGAGGCACCACTTACCCTTGCCAACGCCCAGAACGCGCTCTTTACCGTGGACGGGCTACAGATAGTGCGCTCGAGCAACACAGTGACCGACCTGATCGAGGGGGTTACCCTCAACCTGGTCGGGCTGACGGAGGGCTCCGAAGAGGTAACGCTGGAGGTAGCCCGCGACACCGATACCCCGGTAGAGGCTGTCCAGGATTTCGTGGAGAAGTATAACTCTGCCATGCAGCTCATCGCCGAAACCCTGGGCAAGAACAGCGCCGGCGAGAAAGGGGACCTTTTCGGCGACCCTACCCTGGCGCGGATCCAGCAGCAGTTGAGAAGGCTGGTGTTCGACCCGGTGAGCCTCAGCGCGACAGAGTATACCACCGCGGCCAGCATTGGTCTCAGCACCGGCAGTGTGTCCACCGCCCTCACCTTCGACCGCAGCGGTCAGCTCACCCTGGACACCGACAAGCTTACCCAAGCCCTGGAGGAAGACCCCGACGGTGTCTACGACCTGTTCGCCTCCTCTGAGGCCGAGGGAATCGCCGTGCGGCTGGACGAGTACCTCGATACCCTCACCAAGGCCAGCCTGGGGACATCGGGCAGCCCCGGCGACGGCATAATCAGCGTGAAGGAGAAGTGGCTGGAAAACAGCATCGAGGACATCGAGGAGCAGATCGAGCGCTGGGAGCTGCGCCTGGAGCTCAAAGAGGAGCAGCTGCGGGCGCAGTTCACGGCCATGGAATCCGTGCTGGCCACGCTCCAGAGCCAGGCCACCTGGCTTGCCCTGCAGGTCGCCTCGCTTTCCGGCCTGAGCCTCACGTCCGGCTCCGGCCAGAGCTAA